A region from the Sphingomonas sp. S2-65 genome encodes:
- a CDS encoding metallopeptidase family protein, which yields MTGQAPTHAPDAAAIETLARAALARIPAPFATHLHDVVLVVEEFADDETLDALGIEDPFELTGLYHGRPIGEKSAFDSGALPDRIHLYRRALLEEWVETGVSLEALVGHVVVHEVGHHFGLSDDDMHALEDAPE from the coding sequence ATGACCGGGCAAGCGCCAACCCATGCACCCGATGCCGCCGCCATCGAAACCCTCGCGCGCGCCGCACTCGCCCGCATCCCCGCGCCGTTCGCCACCCACCTGCACGATGTCGTGCTGGTGGTGGAGGAGTTCGCCGACGACGAGACGCTCGACGCGCTCGGCATCGAGGATCCGTTCGAGCTGACCGGCCTCTATCACGGGCGCCCGATCGGCGAGAAGTCGGCGTTCGACTCCGGCGCGTTGCCCGACCGCATCCATCTCTATCGCCGCGCGCTGCTGGAGGAGTGGGTAGAGACCGGCGTTTCGCTAGAAGCATTGGTCGGCCATGTCGTCGTCCACGAAGTCGGCCATCATTTCGGCCTGTCCGACGACGACATGCACGCGCTCGAGGACGCGCCCGAGTGA
- a CDS encoding heme exporter protein CcmB, which yields MTAWLPIVGREVRRAWSSGGLLLPVAFFLLVAILFPFGVGPDGRLLATVAGGTVWTAALLAALLPVERLVAPDLESGVLDQFAVRGIADSAVAAAKMTGHWLGFAPPLLAATVIAGALLRLPEAALPALLLSLAIGTPGLAALGVATAALVAGLRGAGALAGLILLPFAVPLLIFGVGAASGQPGALKLLGAVSLLLVAGCPLAAGAAIRMGRS from the coding sequence ATGACGGCATGGCTGCCGATCGTCGGGCGGGAGGTCCGGCGGGCGTGGAGCAGCGGCGGGCTGTTGCTGCCAGTCGCCTTCTTCCTGCTGGTGGCGATCCTGTTCCCCTTCGGCGTCGGCCCGGACGGCCGGCTGCTCGCAACAGTCGCCGGCGGAACCGTCTGGACCGCGGCGCTGCTGGCCGCCTTGCTGCCGGTCGAGCGGCTGGTCGCGCCCGACCTGGAAAGCGGTGTGCTCGATCAGTTCGCGGTGCGCGGGATCGCCGACAGCGCCGTCGCCGCCGCCAAGATGACCGGCCACTGGCTGGGCTTCGCGCCGCCGCTGCTCGCCGCGACGGTGATCGCGGGCGCGCTGCTGCGTTTGCCCGAAGCGGCCCTGCCCGCGCTGCTGCTCAGCCTCGCCATCGGCACCCCGGGCCTCGCGGCGCTGGGGGTGGCGACCGCCGCCCTGGTCGCGGGGCTGCGCGGTGCCGGGGCGCTCGCCGGACTGATCCTGCTGCCCTTCGCGGTGCCGCTGCTGATCTTCGGCGTCGGCGCCGCCTCGGGCCAACCCGGCGCGCTGAAGCTGCTCGGTGCGGTCAGCCTGTTGCTGGTGGCCGGCTGCCCGCTCGCCGCCGGCGCCGCGATCCGAATGGGCCGGTCCTAG
- the ccmA gene encoding heme ABC exporter ATP-binding protein CcmA, producing the protein MTATLAFDDVACLRGGRLLFEHLGFALGSGDALVVRGPNGVGKSSLIRLAAGLLAPAAGAIRGTGERALLAETAALDSECALGDALRFWARLDGRADAVDDALDTVGLGGLERVPVRLLSTGQRRRAALARVIAGGAPIWLLDEPSNGLDAAAVAMLERAIERHRTAGGIALIATHVPLRIAAAQERTL; encoded by the coding sequence GTGACCGCAACGCTGGCGTTCGACGATGTCGCCTGCCTGCGCGGCGGACGCCTGTTGTTCGAACATCTCGGCTTCGCGCTCGGCTCCGGGGACGCGCTGGTGGTGCGCGGCCCCAACGGCGTCGGCAAGTCCAGCCTGATCCGCCTTGCCGCAGGGCTGCTCGCGCCCGCCGCCGGAGCAATCCGCGGCACGGGCGAGCGCGCGCTTCTCGCCGAAACCGCCGCGCTCGACTCCGAATGCGCGCTAGGCGACGCCCTGCGCTTCTGGGCCAGGCTCGATGGCCGCGCCGACGCGGTCGACGACGCGCTGGACACCGTCGGGCTCGGCGGATTGGAGCGTGTGCCGGTGCGCCTGTTGTCCACCGGCCAGCGCCGCCGCGCCGCGCTGGCCCGCGTGATCGCCGGCGGCGCGCCGATCTGGCTGCTCGACGAACCTTCCAACGGTCTGGACGCCGCCGCCGTGGCGATGCTGGAGCGCGCGATCGAGCGCCACCGCACCGCTGGCGGCATCGCCCTGATCGCCACCCATGTTCCGCTGCGCATCGCCGCCGCGCAGGAGCGCACGCTATGA
- a CDS encoding SDR family oxidoreductase has translation MAGEKAIFISGGASGIGLAVARLFAARGWRVGLADIDAAGLESARALLPGAATYAMDVRDHAQWVAALADFTAATGQLDVLFNNAGVPHSGPLTECEVAGIERAVAINLVGVLKGAHAAHRFLKATPGACMLITGSAAGIHGTPGAATYSATKFAVRGLAEALDGEWAPDGIRVRTLMPSFIETPLLDHTVNTGNHSVRQAVRAAGLEITPVEQVAEAAWRAVHGNRLHTQVGKTAHRLWFLARWAPGLLRKTMRNRLPR, from the coding sequence ATGGCGGGCGAGAAGGCGATCTTCATCAGCGGCGGCGCGTCCGGGATCGGCTTGGCCGTGGCCAGGCTTTTCGCCGCCCGCGGCTGGCGCGTCGGCCTGGCCGACATCGACGCGGCGGGCCTCGAGTCCGCCCGGGCGCTGCTGCCCGGTGCGGCCACCTACGCGATGGACGTGCGCGACCACGCGCAATGGGTCGCCGCGCTTGCCGACTTCACTGCCGCGACCGGCCAGCTCGACGTCCTGTTCAACAATGCCGGGGTGCCCCACAGCGGACCGCTCACCGAGTGCGAGGTGGCTGGGATCGAACGCGCCGTCGCGATCAACCTGGTGGGCGTACTGAAGGGCGCGCATGCCGCGCACCGCTTCCTCAAGGCGACGCCCGGCGCATGCATGCTGATCACCGGGTCGGCGGCGGGCATCCACGGCACCCCGGGCGCCGCGACCTATTCGGCGACCAAGTTCGCGGTGCGCGGGCTAGCCGAGGCGCTGGACGGAGAATGGGCCCCCGACGGCATCCGGGTGCGCACGCTGATGCCCAGCTTCATCGAAACGCCGCTGCTCGACCACACGGTGAACACGGGAAATCACTCGGTTCGCCAGGCGGTCCGGGCGGCAGGGCTGGAGATCACGCCGGTCGAACAGGTCGCCGAGGCGGCATGGCGCGCCGTGCACGGCAACCGGCTCCACACCCAGGTCGGCAAGACCGCGCACCGCCTGTGGTTCCTCGCCCGCTGGGCGCCTGGCCTGCTGCGCAAGACGATGCGCAACCGGCTACCGCGCTGA